The following proteins are co-located in the Meriones unguiculatus strain TT.TT164.6M chromosome 4, Bangor_MerUng_6.1, whole genome shotgun sequence genome:
- the Emilin3 gene encoding EMILIN-3 — MGRRLPLWLCAVAALLSGAQAKGTPLLARPAQPGASRYSLYTTGWRPRLRPGPHKSLCAYVIHRNVTCVLQEGADSYVKAEYRQCGWGPNCPSTVRYRSVLRPRYKIGYKTVTDLAWRCCPGLTGEGCPEHLTDHGASLPHREPEPQIPLGQLGPGPRPPPYSREAPHPHGRKGQGLFGERLEQLEGDVRRLSQVYGTLSGLAASREDPNRITGDTRAPVAPVGFGVIPEGLVDPEDRGRGPPLPPLGEILSKVREVSHTLQTKAQLLDEVRGLALGHEVHLQRLRDAPPSPLTSLALLEEYVDQRLQRLWGNLLDGFEQKLQGVQSECDLRVQEVRQQCEEGQAASQRLHQSLDGRELALRRELSQLGSQVQGLTLTGGATCCSQLALIGARVDSLERNLQAVTETQGGPSTLAADELARLSAAVLQGGVDGLLEGLETVNGTETGARGCCLRMEMGGWGVGGLGSMLEERVQSLEERLATLTGEPRHSSATPDRSARPLVHSELAVLEQRLVSLETSCTPSTTTAILDNLVAEVKAWQSRSEALLHQVATHTALLQQLNGTVAEVQGQLAEGTGSSLQGEITLLKVNLNSVSKSLTGLSDSVSQYSDAFLAANTSLDERERRVEAEVQAIQEQVSSQGSRLQAGHRQVLNLRGELEQLKAGVAGVAGGLSRCRDTAQELQHTVGHFDQRVAQVEGACERLGLLAARLNSLPPEQLRSREGLWGHIDKLNHTLAQHTRDIARLRDDLLDCRAQLAEVRPGRAD, encoded by the exons ATGGGCCGCCGTCTGCCCTTGTGGCTGTGCGCCGTCGCGGCGCTGCTCTCGGGGGCGCAGGCCAAGGGCACCCCTCTCCTCGCGCGGCCCGCACAGCCCGGTGCCTCCCGCTACAGCCTCTACACGACCGGATGGCGTCCGCGGCTGCGGCCGGGGCCGCACAA gtccctctgTGCCTATGTGATACATAGGAATGTAACCTGCGTTCTACAGGAGGGAGCGGACAGCTATGTCAAGGCCGAGTACAGGCAGTGTGGGTGGGGGCCCAACTGCCCCTCCACAGTCCG GTACCGCTCGGTGCTTAGACCTAGATACAAGATTGGCTACAAGACTGTGACAGACCTGGCCTGGCGCTGCTGCCCTGGTCTTACTGGGGAGGGCTGCCCCGAACACCTCACGGACCATGGAGCTAGCCTACCACACCGGGAGCCGGAGCCCCAGATTCCTCTGGGGCAGCTGGGCCCAGGTCCCAGGCCTCCTCCTTACAGCAGAGAGGCCCCACACCCCCATG gAAGAAAAGGCCAAGGGTTGTTTGGTGAGCGACTGGAACAGCTGGAGGGTGATGTCCGGCGCCTCTCACAAGTATACGGCACTCTGAGTGGTTTGGCGGCCAGCCGTGAGGATCCCAATAGGATCACTGGTGACACCAGGGCTCCTGTGGCACCTGTAGGCTTTGGGGTCATCCCTGAGGGGCTTGTGGACCCAGAAGACAGAGGCCGAGGACCGCCCCTACCTCCTCTGGGCGAGATCCTGAGCAAGGTGAGAGAGGTGAGCCACACATTACAGACCAAGGCGCAGCTGTTGGACGAGGTGCGAGGGCTGGCCCTGGGTCACGAGGTTCACCTGCAGAGGCTCCGGGACGCGCCCCCCTCCCCGCTGACCTCCCTGGCGCTGCTGGAGGAGTATGTGGACCAGCGGTTGCAGCGCCTCTGGGGGAACCTGCTGGACGGCTTTGAGCAGAAGCTGCAAGGTGTGCAGAGCGAGTGTGACCTGCGGGTGCAGGAGGTGCGGCAGCAATGCGAAGAGGGCCAGGCAGCCAGCCAGCGCCTGCACCAGAGCCTGGACGGCCGGGAGCTGGCCCTGCGTCGGGAGCTCTCGCAGCTGGGCAGTCAGGTGCAGGGCCTGACTCTGACTGGCGGGGCCACCTGCTGCAGCCAGCTGGCTTTGATCGGCGCCCGGGTGGACAGCCTTGAGAGGAACCTACAGGCGGTCACCGAGACCCAAGGCGGCCCCAGCACCCTGGCTGCGGATGAGCTTGCGCGGCTCTCCGCGGCTGTGCTCCAGGGAGGTGTGGATGGGCTGCTGGAGGGCCTAGAGACGGTCAACGGGACAGAGACTGGAGCAAGGGGCTGCTGTCTGAGAATGGAGATGGGCGGTTGGGGTGTCGGCGGCCTCGGGTCCATGCTGGAAGAGCGCGTGCAGAGCCTAGAGGAGCGTCTGGCGACTCTGACTGGCGAGCCACGCCACAGCAGTGCCACGCCAGACAGATCAGCTCGGCCGCTTGTTCATTCGGAGCTAGCCGTGCTGGAACAAAGACTGGTCTCCCTGGAGACCTCGTGCACTCCGAGTACCACCACGGCCATCCTGGACAATCTCGTGGCAGAGGTGAAAGCCTGGCAGAGCCGGAGTGAGGCCCTCCTGCACCAGGTAGCCACTCACACTGCTCTTCTCCAACAGCTCAATGGCACAGTGGCTGAAGTTCAGGGGCAGCTGGCAGAAGGGACAGGCAGCTCACTGCAGGGGGAGATCACTCTGCTGAAGGTCAACTTGAACTCGGTGAGCAAGTCACTCACAGGCCTCAGCGACTCTGTCAGCCAGTACTCTGATGCCTTCCTGGCTGCCAACACGTCCCTGGATGAACGGGAACGCAGGGTGGAAGCTGAGGTCCAGGCCATCCAGGAACAGGTCAGCAGTCAGGGCTCAAGGCTTCAGGCTGGCCACAGGCAGGTCCTGAACCTGCGAGGGGAGCTGGAGCAGCTCAAGGCTGGTGTGGCCGGTGTGGCTGGAGGGTTGAGCCGCTGCCGGGACACAGCCCAGGAACTCCAGCACACAGTGGGGCACTTCGACCAGCGGGTGGCCCAAGTGGAGGGAGCGTGTGAGAGGCTGGGCTTACTGGCTGCCCGTCTCAACAGTTTGCCTCCTGAGCAGCTGAGGTCTAGGGAGGGCCTGTGGGGCCACATAGACAAGCTGAACCACACGCTGGCTCAGCACACACGGGACATCGCCCGGCTCCGGGATGACCTGTTGGACTGTAGAGCCCAGCTGGCTGAGGTGAGGCCAGGACGAGCTGACTAG